In Elaeis guineensis isolate ETL-2024a chromosome 1, EG11, whole genome shotgun sequence, a genomic segment contains:
- the LOC105034940 gene encoding uncharacterized protein isoform X1: MATEEKEKPKGGAARSRLIVRLGAFLVSHNLFVSVVCCIAGFIALLLLPVLAKNTYISENALMPGSANPAFSAQDVMEANRFVKDIIDQRTIEGTGIEIPRLVGQHMAGVGAEVYYHKFLPHKNQFHPLHFFSCTPNTVTVQNNSSCASFGVNSVGIIRAPRGDGKEAIVLVTPYNPWKIELSEALSLGLAFSIFSLLSQVSWLAKDVVWLAADSQFGEYTSVSAWLKDYHSPVFFSESRKMNVDVCHESNSHQDRNHITVKGENANAFRRAGTMAAALVLKVLEKKERQERDSLTIYAEASNGQMPNLDLINIVHYLAVHRQGLRVKIATIGSLLNSVWLRSVGEIVQRLCRVAKSLDPRWKYDITSADYVEGSATLASSMYHQAIGVPTGSHGAFRDYQVDAVTLELSPGFSLKNENSQSAFFLRGGRLIEGVIRSVNNLLEKFHQSFFLYFLTAPNKFVSVGVYMIAFALLIAPLPIVAVAPFSGKNEIRLSTDKGNQTPGYTCTDEIEISIGSWKWLHAAKVVFMTHLWAVIVLLLPYFMSQIPYISPTTSMLVWVAVATSALLILYLILGSPYSNDCEWVLLKSVMIAAAFIGLGLMSIINFSTAQIGALIVVPMCLIVRPLKRHKEVALCMRVMLMTCNLVLAVIGFPPTALLILKGLSEGFGRVGIGDFWVWAEFLWIWNSATYLYLLLVHLPCWALYVHILLHP, from the exons GTTCTGCCAATCCAGCATTTTCTGCTCAGGATGTCATGGAGGCAAACAGATTTGTTAAAGATATAATTGACCAGCGAACCATAGAAGGAACAGGAAT AGAAATACCAAGATTGGTAGGGCAACATATGGCAGGTGTGGGTGCTGAAGTCTATTACCATAAGTTCTTGCCTCACAAAAATCAGTTTCACCCTCTGCATTTCTTCTCTTGCACCCCCAATACTGTGACGGTGCAAAACAATAGCAGCTGTGCATCATTTGGTGTCAATTCTGTTGGTATCATACGAGCTCCTCGTGGTGATGGAAAAGAAGCAATTGTATTGGTGACTCCTTACAATCCATGGAAAATTGAACTAAGTGAAGCCTTATCGCTGGGCCTTGCATTCTCAATCTTCTCCCTCCTTAGCCAAGTTTCATGGCTTGCGAAAGATGTTGTGTGGCTAGCTGCAGATTCACAATTTGGGGAATATACCTCAGTTTCTGCATGGCTTAAAGACTACCATAGTCCTGTTTTCTTTAGTGAGTCAAGGAAAATGAATGTTGATGTGTGTCATGAATCTAATAGTCATCAAGACAGGAATCATATTACAGTGAAAGGGGAAAATGCTAATGCTTTCAGACGTGCAGGAACTATGGCTGCTGCTCTTGTTCTTAAGGTcttagaaaagaaggaaagacagGAAAGAGATAGCCTTACCATATATGCAGAAGCATCCAATGGCCAGATGCCAAACCTAGACCTCATCAATATTGTCCATTATTTAGCAGTTCATAGACAAGGATTGCGTGTAAAGATTGCGACCATAGGTTCATTACTCAACTCTGTGTGGCTAAGATCTGTTGGTGAAATAGTGCAAAGGCTTTGCAGAGTTGCTAAAAGCTTGGATCCGAGATGGAAATATGATATTACTTCTGCCGATTATGTGGAAGGCAGTGCTACACTTGCAAGCTCAATGTATCATCAG GCAATTGGGGTGCCCACTGGGTCACATGGTGCTTTCCGTGATTACCAGGTGGATGCAGTGACACTGGAGCTCTCTCCCGGGTTTTCTCTGAAAAATGAGAACAGTCAATCTGCATTTTTTCTGAGGGGTGGCAG GTTGATTGAAGGAGTCATACGGTCAGTGAACAACctccttgaaaagtttcatcaatCATTTTTCCTGTACTTCTTAACAGCTCCTAACAAGTTTGTGTCAGTTGGAGTCTATATGATAGCATTTGCCCTGCTTATTGCACCGCTTCCTATAGTTGCTGTTGCTCCTTTTTCTGGAAAGAATGAAATTAGACTTTCAACAGACAAGGGGAACCAGACACCTGGCTATACTTGTACTGATGAGATAGAGATCAGCATTGGATCATGGAAATGGCTCCATGCTGCAAAAGTGGTGTTTATGACCCATCTATGGGCAGTTATTGTCTTGTTACTGCCATATTTTATGTCCCAAATCCCCTACATCAGCCCCACAACAAGCATGTTAGTTTGGGTTGCAGTTGCCACCTCTGCCCTGCTCATCTTGTACCTGATCCTGGGTTCCCCTTATTCTAATGATTGTGAATGGGTACTTCTGAAGTCCGTAATGATTGCTGCTGCTTTTATAGGCCTGGGCCTCATGTCAATTATTAATTTCTCAACTGCTCAGATTGGAGCTCTCATTGTGGTTCCGATGTGCCTGATTGTTCGACCTTTAAAGAGGCATAAGGAGGTGGCACTGTGTATGAGAGTAATGCTGATGACTTGTAACTTGGTCTTGGCTGTAATTGGATTCCCCCCAACTGCACTGCTGATACTGAAGGGTTTGTCCGAGGGATTTGGAAGGGTAGGCATTGGAGACTTCTGGGTTTGGGCAGAGTTCCTATGGATATGGAATAGTGCCACTTATCTGTACCTACTTCTGGTCCATCTTCCTTGCTGGGCtctatatgtacatatattaCTGCATCCATGA
- the LOC105034940 gene encoding uncharacterized protein isoform X2, translating to MAGVGAEVYYHKFLPHKNQFHPLHFFSCTPNTVTVQNNSSCASFGVNSVGIIRAPRGDGKEAIVLVTPYNPWKIELSEALSLGLAFSIFSLLSQVSWLAKDVVWLAADSQFGEYTSVSAWLKDYHSPVFFSESRKMNVDVCHESNSHQDRNHITVKGENANAFRRAGTMAAALVLKVLEKKERQERDSLTIYAEASNGQMPNLDLINIVHYLAVHRQGLRVKIATIGSLLNSVWLRSVGEIVQRLCRVAKSLDPRWKYDITSADYVEGSATLASSMYHQAIGVPTGSHGAFRDYQVDAVTLELSPGFSLKNENSQSAFFLRGGRLIEGVIRSVNNLLEKFHQSFFLYFLTAPNKFVSVGVYMIAFALLIAPLPIVAVAPFSGKNEIRLSTDKGNQTPGYTCTDEIEISIGSWKWLHAAKVVFMTHLWAVIVLLLPYFMSQIPYISPTTSMLVWVAVATSALLILYLILGSPYSNDCEWVLLKSVMIAAAFIGLGLMSIINFSTAQIGALIVVPMCLIVRPLKRHKEVALCMRVMLMTCNLVLAVIGFPPTALLILKGLSEGFGRVGIGDFWVWAEFLWIWNSATYLYLLLVHLPCWALYVHILLHP from the exons ATGGCAGGTGTGGGTGCTGAAGTCTATTACCATAAGTTCTTGCCTCACAAAAATCAGTTTCACCCTCTGCATTTCTTCTCTTGCACCCCCAATACTGTGACGGTGCAAAACAATAGCAGCTGTGCATCATTTGGTGTCAATTCTGTTGGTATCATACGAGCTCCTCGTGGTGATGGAAAAGAAGCAATTGTATTGGTGACTCCTTACAATCCATGGAAAATTGAACTAAGTGAAGCCTTATCGCTGGGCCTTGCATTCTCAATCTTCTCCCTCCTTAGCCAAGTTTCATGGCTTGCGAAAGATGTTGTGTGGCTAGCTGCAGATTCACAATTTGGGGAATATACCTCAGTTTCTGCATGGCTTAAAGACTACCATAGTCCTGTTTTCTTTAGTGAGTCAAGGAAAATGAATGTTGATGTGTGTCATGAATCTAATAGTCATCAAGACAGGAATCATATTACAGTGAAAGGGGAAAATGCTAATGCTTTCAGACGTGCAGGAACTATGGCTGCTGCTCTTGTTCTTAAGGTcttagaaaagaaggaaagacagGAAAGAGATAGCCTTACCATATATGCAGAAGCATCCAATGGCCAGATGCCAAACCTAGACCTCATCAATATTGTCCATTATTTAGCAGTTCATAGACAAGGATTGCGTGTAAAGATTGCGACCATAGGTTCATTACTCAACTCTGTGTGGCTAAGATCTGTTGGTGAAATAGTGCAAAGGCTTTGCAGAGTTGCTAAAAGCTTGGATCCGAGATGGAAATATGATATTACTTCTGCCGATTATGTGGAAGGCAGTGCTACACTTGCAAGCTCAATGTATCATCAG GCAATTGGGGTGCCCACTGGGTCACATGGTGCTTTCCGTGATTACCAGGTGGATGCAGTGACACTGGAGCTCTCTCCCGGGTTTTCTCTGAAAAATGAGAACAGTCAATCTGCATTTTTTCTGAGGGGTGGCAG GTTGATTGAAGGAGTCATACGGTCAGTGAACAACctccttgaaaagtttcatcaatCATTTTTCCTGTACTTCTTAACAGCTCCTAACAAGTTTGTGTCAGTTGGAGTCTATATGATAGCATTTGCCCTGCTTATTGCACCGCTTCCTATAGTTGCTGTTGCTCCTTTTTCTGGAAAGAATGAAATTAGACTTTCAACAGACAAGGGGAACCAGACACCTGGCTATACTTGTACTGATGAGATAGAGATCAGCATTGGATCATGGAAATGGCTCCATGCTGCAAAAGTGGTGTTTATGACCCATCTATGGGCAGTTATTGTCTTGTTACTGCCATATTTTATGTCCCAAATCCCCTACATCAGCCCCACAACAAGCATGTTAGTTTGGGTTGCAGTTGCCACCTCTGCCCTGCTCATCTTGTACCTGATCCTGGGTTCCCCTTATTCTAATGATTGTGAATGGGTACTTCTGAAGTCCGTAATGATTGCTGCTGCTTTTATAGGCCTGGGCCTCATGTCAATTATTAATTTCTCAACTGCTCAGATTGGAGCTCTCATTGTGGTTCCGATGTGCCTGATTGTTCGACCTTTAAAGAGGCATAAGGAGGTGGCACTGTGTATGAGAGTAATGCTGATGACTTGTAACTTGGTCTTGGCTGTAATTGGATTCCCCCCAACTGCACTGCTGATACTGAAGGGTTTGTCCGAGGGATTTGGAAGGGTAGGCATTGGAGACTTCTGGGTTTGGGCAGAGTTCCTATGGATATGGAATAGTGCCACTTATCTGTACCTACTTCTGGTCCATCTTCCTTGCTGGGCtctatatgtacatatattaCTGCATCCATGA